One segment of Enterobacter ludwigii DNA contains the following:
- the punR gene encoding DNA-binding transcriptional activator PunR, producing the protein MWSDYSLEVVDAVARNGSFSGAAQELHRVPSAISYTVRQLEEWLAVPLFERRHRDVELTPAGAWFLKEGRSVIKKMQITREQCQQIANGWRGHLSIAVDNIVKPERTRQMIVDFYRHFSDVELRVSQEVFNGVWDALADGRAEMAIGATQAIPVGGRFAFRDMGMLSWKCVVASDHPLADLDGPLSDETLRNWPSLVLEDTSRSLPKRITWLLDNQRRVVAPDWESSATCLSAGLCVAMVPGHFARPRIDTGEWVELTLENPFPDAACCLTWQQNDVSPAMAWLLDYLGDSETLNREWLREPV; encoded by the coding sequence ATGTGGTCAGATTATTCTCTTGAAGTGGTCGATGCTGTTGCGCGCAACGGCAGCTTTAGCGGTGCAGCGCAGGAGTTGCACCGCGTCCCCTCAGCAATCAGCTATACGGTGCGTCAGCTTGAGGAATGGCTGGCTGTTCCGCTGTTTGAACGGCGTCACCGTGATGTGGAATTAACGCCCGCCGGGGCATGGTTTTTGAAAGAAGGGCGTTCTGTTATCAAAAAAATGCAGATCACCCGCGAACAGTGTCAGCAGATCGCTAACGGCTGGCGAGGACATCTTTCCATTGCCGTGGATAACATCGTAAAACCGGAACGTACCCGGCAAATGATTGTCGATTTCTATCGCCATTTCTCGGATGTCGAATTGCGGGTATCCCAGGAAGTGTTTAACGGCGTATGGGATGCGCTGGCAGATGGCAGGGCAGAGATGGCGATCGGTGCCACGCAGGCGATTCCGGTTGGAGGACGCTTTGCCTTTCGCGACATGGGCATGCTCAGCTGGAAATGTGTGGTGGCAAGCGATCATCCGCTGGCTGACCTGGACGGGCCGCTCAGCGACGAAACGCTCCGTAACTGGCCCTCGCTGGTGCTGGAAGATACCTCGCGTTCGTTGCCCAAACGCATTACCTGGCTGCTGGATAACCAGCGACGGGTGGTTGCGCCGGACTGGGAATCCTCAGCAACATGCCTCAGCGCAGGGCTGTGCGTTGCCATGGTCCCTGGCCATTTTGCGCGGCCCCGAATCGACACCGGTGAATGGGTTGAACTGACGCTGGAAAATCCTTTTCCGGATGCGGCCTGTTGCCTCACCTGGCAACAAAATGATGTGTCGCCCGCAATGGCCTGGCTGCTGGATTACCTGGGAGACAGTGAGACGCTTAACCGGGAATGGCTACGGGAGCCAGTATAA